One region of Oryzias latipes chromosome 6, ASM223467v1 genomic DNA includes:
- the klhl36 gene encoding kelch-like protein 36 produces the protein MDKPGRLSRLHRISETSKMFSSVGQAMEVLQGLNEQRKHNQFCDVVLIADDQRVPAHKALLAVSSAYFHAMFTLGMKEEHQQEVELVGMSYVGLKAVVDFLYSGELMLDGRNFDFVLEAAHLLQVWRAVDFCCQYLEREVSEDNYLYLQELAQLYSLERLDAFIDSFILARFATLSFTPDFLRNITLHKLTSYLSSGQVQHESEQTLLQAALQWLSQTPERTTHARQLLSHIRFPLMPVGDLVSRVLPALRALLPEETGCEALVEEALGYHARLSAQPLLQTQRTALRGGVEQLLLIGGEVFERGEELSSKVCRLDGETGIWEVETELPAQRSHHCLAVLGGFIYAAGGSSCRDNGGEAACNLLYRYDPRHNQWSRGASMNQRRVDFYLGAVGECLIAVGGRNDTGALSSVEVYCPAEDCWSYVTGLPSFTYGHAGTVHCGVVYISGGHDYQIGPYRRDMLSYNPSREGDVWVECQPMSVARGWHCMASLNHLIYAIGGSDDHADTTERFDILQVESYDPCGGQWTQVAPLLLPNSEAGLAIRAGKIFVLGGYSWESMAFSRVTQVYDPDKNCWSRGPDLPKRIAGASACVCTVKPLPPSPLPEKKKIGRDIKGRPGPT, from the exons ATGGATAAACCGGGCCGCTTGTCTCGACTCCACAGGATCAGTGAGACTTCCAAG ATGTTCTCCTCAGTGGGCCAGGCCATGGAGGTGCTGCAGGGCCTCAACGAGCAACGGAAACATAATCAGTTCTGTGACGTGGTGCTGATCGCAGATGACCAGCGAGTTCCTGCGCACAAGGCCCTGCTAGCCGTCTCCAGCGCTTATTTCCACGCGATGTTCACCCTGGGGATGAAGGAGGAGCACCAGCAGGAG GTGGAGCTGGTTGGGATGTCCTACGTGGGCCTGAAAGCGGTGGTGGATTTCCTGTACAGCGGAGAGCTGATGCTCGATGGAAGAAACTTTGACTTTGTGTTGGAAGCTGCTCACCTCCTGCAG GTGTGGCGAGCCGTGGATTTCTGCTGCCAGTACCTGGAGCGGGAGGTGAGCGAGGACAACTACCTGTACCTGCAGGAGCTGGCTCAGCTCTACAGTCTGGAGCGGCTCGACGCCTTCATCGACAGCTTCATCCTCGCACGCTTCGCCACACTTTCCTTCACTCCGGATTTTCTTCGAAACATCACTCTACACAAGCTCACGTCCTACCTGTCCAGCGGTCAG GTGCAGCATGAAAGCGAGCAGACGCTGCTGCAGGCCGCCCTGCAGTGGCTCAGCCAGACCCCGGAGCGGACCACCCACGCCAGGCAGCTCCTCTCCCATATTCGATTCCCGCTGATGCCGGTAGGAGACCTGGTGAGTCGGGTGCTTCCAGCGCTGCGCGCTCTGCTGCCGGAGGAGACGGGCTGCGAGGCGCTGGTGGAGGAGGCGCTGGGATATCACGCCAGGCTGAGCGCTCAACCGCTACTCCAAACCCAAAGAACGGCGCTGAGGGGCGGAGTGGAGCAGCTGCTACTGATTGGAGGAGAG GTGTTCGAGCGCGGGGAGGAGTTGAGCTCCAAAGTCTGTCGACTCGACGGCGAGACGGGAATCTGGGAGGTGGAGACCGAGCTGCCGgcgcagcggagccaccattgCCTGGCGGTGCTGGGGGGGTTCATTTACGCTGCGGGCGGCAGCTCCTGCAGGGACAACGGAGGAGAGGCTGCCTGTAACCTGCTGTACAGATACGACCCTCGGCACAACCAGTGGAGCAGG GGGGCTTCGATGAACCAACGACGGGTGGACTTCTACCTGGGAGCCGTGGGAGAGTGCCTGATTGCAGTGGGAGGGAGGAATGACACCGGAGCTCTGTCCTCTGTGGAGGTGTACTGTCCGGCGGAGGACTGCTGGTCCTACGTGACAGGTCTGCCCAG CTTCACCTACGGACACGCTGGTACGGTCCATTGTGGTGTTGTCTACATTTCAGGGGGTCACGACTATCAGATCGGTCCGTACCGCAGAGACATGCTGAGCTACAATCCGTCACGAGAAGGCGATGTGTGGGTGGAATGCCAGCCGATGTCTGTGGCGCGGGGCTGGCACTGCATGGCCTCCCTGAACCACCTGATCTACGCCATCGGAGGCAGCGACGACCACGCAGACACCACTGAGCGTTTCGACATCCTACAGGTGGAGTCCTACGACCCCTGTGGCGGTCAGTGGACCCAGGTGGCGCCTTTGCTGCTGCCCAACAGCGAGGCAGGACTGGCCATCAGGGCGGGGAAGATCTTTGTGCTGGGGGGCTACAGCTGGGAGAGCATGGCGTTCTCCAGAGTCACCCAGGTCTACGACCCTGACAAGAACTGCTGGTCCAGGGGGCCGGACCTGCCCAAACGCATTGCAGGAGCGTCGGCGTGCGTGTGCACCGTTAAGCCTTTACCACCGTCACCCTtaccagagaagaagaaaataggACGAGACATAAAAGGAAGACCTGGACCTACGTAA